Proteins encoded within one genomic window of Bacillus thuringiensis:
- a CDS encoding MBOAT family O-acyltransferase, with the protein MLFNSFEFIFLFLPIAFLLYFLLNKFGQTTLAKAWLVAASLFFYSYWNIKYLPLMLVSLIVNYFIGMRLVKHKSKFLLTVGLIFNIGMLSYFKYYDFFLQNVNSLFGTHFTLLSLTLPLAISFYTFQKIAFLVDTYRGETEACHFLDYALFVTFFPQLIAGPIVHHAQIMPQFADRSKKRWQSNYIVLGIFVFAIGIFKKVGIADVLSPVVREGFDVQQSLTFVEAWLSSLAFTFQLYFDFSGYSDMAIGIALMFNIKLPQNFNSPYKAVSIQDFWHRWHMTLSQFLTKYVYISLGGNRKGITRTYVNIMIVFLISGLWHGAGWTFVFWGFLHGLASVVHRLWNKAGGRMPAWAGWLVTFFFINITWVFFRATSMHDAVKVLKGMFGFNGFELANSVFPVFIIEKLQFLKEYGVSFTEAYHVSLLNTEIVAYIFGALCISFFLKNSIQLKDSFRPTVWTALFTAILLVYSVLHLTSISEFLYFNF; encoded by the coding sequence GTGTTATTTAACTCGTTTGAGTTTATTTTTTTATTTTTACCGATAGCATTTCTTTTATATTTTTTATTAAATAAGTTTGGACAAACTACTTTAGCGAAAGCTTGGCTTGTGGCAGCGTCTTTATTTTTTTATAGTTATTGGAACATAAAATATTTGCCGCTTATGTTAGTATCGCTCATTGTGAACTACTTTATCGGAATGAGGCTCGTGAAGCATAAGAGTAAATTTCTTTTAACAGTAGGCTTAATATTTAATATCGGAATGCTTAGTTATTTCAAGTACTATGATTTCTTTTTACAAAATGTGAATTCGTTATTTGGAACTCATTTTACATTATTATCATTAACGTTACCGCTTGCGATTAGTTTCTATACATTCCAAAAGATTGCGTTTTTAGTAGATACATATCGCGGAGAAACGGAGGCATGTCATTTTCTTGATTACGCTCTGTTTGTAACATTTTTCCCGCAACTTATTGCAGGACCAATTGTACACCATGCACAAATTATGCCGCAGTTTGCGGATCGTAGTAAAAAGCGTTGGCAATCAAATTATATCGTTCTCGGTATTTTTGTATTTGCCATCGGTATTTTCAAGAAAGTAGGGATTGCAGACGTTTTATCTCCTGTCGTACGGGAAGGGTTTGATGTACAGCAGTCACTAACCTTTGTTGAAGCGTGGCTTTCATCATTAGCGTTTACATTCCAGTTATACTTTGATTTCAGTGGATATAGCGATATGGCAATTGGGATTGCGTTAATGTTCAATATTAAATTGCCTCAAAACTTTAACTCGCCTTATAAAGCGGTGAGTATACAAGACTTTTGGCATCGTTGGCATATGACATTAAGCCAATTTTTAACGAAATATGTGTATATTTCTCTTGGAGGAAATCGAAAAGGTATTACGCGTACATACGTCAATATTATGATTGTCTTCTTAATAAGTGGACTTTGGCATGGGGCTGGTTGGACATTTGTTTTCTGGGGATTTCTGCACGGATTAGCTTCTGTCGTTCATCGTTTGTGGAATAAAGCAGGAGGGCGCATGCCGGCTTGGGCAGGATGGCTCGTGACGTTTTTCTTCATTAATATAACGTGGGTATTCTTTAGAGCAACATCGATGCATGATGCGGTGAAAGTGTTAAAAGGAATGTTTGGATTTAATGGATTCGAACTAGCAAATAGCGTGTTCCCAGTATTTATTATTGAGAAGCTACAATTTTTAAAAGAGTACGGTGTTTCATTTACTGAAGCATACCATGTTTCATTATTAAATACGGAAATAGTAGCGTATATTTTCGGAGCATTATGTATTAGTTTCTTCTTAAAAAATTCAATTCAGTTAAAAGACTCATTCCGCCCGACAGTATGGACGGCGTTATTTACTGCAATATTACTTGTGTATAGTGTGCTACATTTAACGAGTATTAGTGAGTTTTTATACTTTAATTTCTAG
- the csaB gene encoding polysaccharide pyruvyl transferase CsaB — translation MRLVLSGYYGFYNVGDEAILQSIIKALHEEDPTLELVVLSNDPDYTKKMYGVEAVNRWDIRAIYKEIKRSNGLISGGGSLLQDKTSIKSILYYTGIMRIARFLKKPYYIYAQGIGPITKRQNRLLVKWQVSKAEYISVRDEDSFLYLKEIGIKKDIELVPDPVLACQPEGMKSEWLQKHSIQGKVIAVSVRYWDAKEDYMKKLADTLKKFKRDGYHILFVPMHGPFDQNASRDIINLMGEEAHMLPYKLDIHEKIAILSECSLLIGMRLHALILSAVANIPMVGISYDPKIDSFLQQVNQPIIGNVDGDWTAETLYNVATKQLEQKEYVQETLEQRVEELREQISTASRYIISDLNSKEFKKRGMES, via the coding sequence GTGCGGTTAGTTTTATCAGGATATTATGGTTTTTATAATGTTGGGGACGAGGCAATTTTGCAATCAATTATTAAAGCGCTACATGAAGAGGATCCTACTCTTGAGCTTGTTGTACTTTCGAATGACCCCGACTATACAAAAAAAATGTACGGTGTAGAGGCAGTAAATCGCTGGGATATAAGAGCGATTTATAAGGAAATAAAGAGAAGTAATGGCTTAATTAGTGGAGGGGGAAGTCTCCTTCAAGATAAAACGAGTATTAAAAGTATTTTGTACTATACAGGTATTATGCGGATTGCTCGTTTTTTGAAGAAGCCGTATTATATTTATGCGCAAGGAATCGGCCCAATTACGAAAAGACAAAATCGTTTATTAGTGAAGTGGCAAGTATCAAAAGCGGAATATATATCAGTTCGTGATGAAGATTCATTTTTGTATTTAAAAGAAATTGGTATTAAGAAAGATATCGAACTAGTTCCAGATCCAGTATTGGCATGTCAACCAGAAGGAATGAAATCGGAGTGGCTGCAAAAACATTCGATTCAAGGGAAAGTAATTGCAGTTAGTGTGAGGTATTGGGATGCGAAAGAAGATTATATGAAGAAGCTAGCAGATACGCTGAAAAAATTTAAGCGTGATGGATACCATATTTTATTCGTACCAATGCATGGACCGTTTGATCAAAATGCATCACGCGATATTATTAATTTAATGGGAGAAGAAGCTCATATGCTTCCGTATAAGCTGGATATTCATGAGAAAATTGCAATTTTGTCGGAATGTTCGCTTCTAATAGGTATGAGACTTCATGCGCTCATACTATCTGCGGTTGCTAATATCCCTATGGTTGGTATTTCATATGATCCAAAGATCGATTCATTTTTACAACAAGTCAATCAGCCGATCATCGGAAACGTAGATGGTGACTGGACAGCTGAAACTTTGTATAATGTGGCAACGAAGCAACTAGAACAAAAAGAATATGTACAAGAAACGTTGGAACAAAGAGTAGAAGAATTGCGAGAGCAAATTTCAACAGCGTCTCGATACATCATAAGTGACTTGAATTCAAAAGAGTTTAAAAAAAGAGGAATGGAATCTTAA
- the sap gene encoding S-layer protein Sap: protein MAKTNSYKKVIAGTMTAAMVAGVVSPVAAAGKSFPDVPADHWGIDSINYLVEKGAVTGNDKGMFEPGKELTRAEAATMMAQILNLPIDKDAKPSFADSQGQWYTPFIAAVEKAGVIKGTGNGFEPNGKIDRVSMASLLVEAYKLDTKVNGTPATKFKDLETLNWGKEKANILVELGISVGTTADKWEPKKTVTKAEAAQFIAKTDKQFGTEVAKVESAKAVTTQKVEVKFSKAVEKLTKEDVKLANKANNDKVLVKDVKLSEDKKSATVELYSNLAAKQTYTVDVNKVGKVEVTVGSLEAKTIEMADQTVVADEPTALKYTVKDENGTEVVSPAGIEFVTPAAEKINAKGEITLAKGTSTTVKAVYKKDGKVVAESKEVKVSAEGTAVASISNWTVAAEKADFTSKDFKQNDKVYEGDNVSVQVELKDQFNNVVNNVKAEYESLNTEVAVVDKATGKVTVLSAGKAPVKVTVKDSKGKELVSKTVEIEAFAQKAMKEIKLEKTNVALSTKDVTDFKVKAPVLDQYGKEFAAPVEVKVLDKDGKELKEQKLVAKYENKELVLNAHGQEAGKYTVELTAKSGKKEVKSKLALELKAPGVFSKFDVRGLENELDKYVTEENKKNEMVVSVLPVDANGLVLREKEAATLKVTTTDKDGKVVDATSGQVAVNDAAGTITVGNEAKAGETYKVTVVADGKLITTHSFKVVDTAPAAKKLAVDFTSTSLNEVAQGSELKTALLNILSVDGVPATTAGATVTDVKFVSADTNVVSEETAKFGTKGSTSIFVKELTVKKGEQTQKVELDKPVRVDVSIKEVKEVK from the coding sequence ATGGCAAAGACTAACTCTTACAAAAAAGTAATCGCTGGTACAATGACAGCAGCAATGGTAGCAGGTGTTGTTTCTCCAGTAGCAGCAGCAGGAAAATCATTCCCAGACGTTCCAGCTGATCACTGGGGAATTGATTCTATTAACTACTTAGTAGAAAAAGGCGCAGTTACAGGTAACGATAAAGGAATGTTCGAGCCTGGAAAAGAATTAACTCGTGCAGAAGCAGCTACAATGATGGCTCAAATCTTAAACTTACCAATCGATAAAGATGCTAAACCATCTTTCGCTGACTCTCAAGGCCAATGGTACACTCCATTCATCGCAGCTGTAGAAAAAGCTGGCGTTATTAAAGGTACAGGCAACGGCTTTGAGCCAAACGGAAAAATCGACCGCGTTTCAATGGCATCTCTTCTTGTAGAAGCTTACAAATTAGATACTAAAGTAAACGGTACTCCAGCAACTAAATTCAAAGATTTAGAAACATTAAACTGGGGTAAAGAAAAAGCTAACATCCTAGTTGAATTAGGAATCTCTGTTGGTACTACAGCTGATAAGTGGGAGCCTAAGAAAACTGTAACTAAAGCAGAAGCTGCTCAATTTATTGCTAAGACTGACAAACAGTTCGGTACAGAAGTAGCAAAAGTTGAATCTGCTAAAGCAGTTACAACTCAAAAAGTAGAAGTTAAATTCAGCAAAGCTGTTGAAAAATTAACTAAAGAAGACGTTAAATTAGCTAACAAAGCTAACAACGATAAAGTATTAGTTAAAGATGTAAAATTATCAGAAGACAAAAAATCTGCTACAGTTGAATTATATAGTAACTTAGCTGCTAAACAAACTTACACTGTAGATGTAAATAAAGTTGGTAAAGTAGAGGTAACTGTAGGTTCTCTAGAAGCAAAAACAATTGAAATGGCTGACCAAACAGTTGTAGCTGATGAGCCAACTGCATTAAAATACACAGTTAAAGATGAAAACGGTACGGAAGTTGTTTCACCAGCGGGTATTGAATTTGTAACTCCAGCTGCAGAAAAAATTAATGCAAAAGGTGAAATTACTTTAGCAAAAGGTACTTCAACTACTGTAAAAGCTGTTTATAAAAAAGACGGTAAGGTAGTAGCTGAAAGTAAAGAAGTAAAAGTTTCTGCTGAAGGTACTGCAGTAGCTTCAATCTCTAACTGGACAGTAGCAGCAGAAAAAGCTGATTTCACTTCTAAAGACTTCAAACAAAACGATAAAGTTTATGAAGGTGACAACGTTTCTGTTCAAGTAGAATTAAAAGACCAATTCAATAACGTGGTAAATAACGTTAAAGCTGAATATGAGTCATTAAATACAGAGGTAGCTGTAGTAGATAAAGCTACTGGTAAAGTAACTGTATTATCTGCAGGAAAAGCACCAGTAAAAGTAACTGTTAAAGATTCAAAAGGTAAAGAACTTGTTTCAAAAACAGTTGAAATTGAAGCTTTTGCTCAAAAAGCAATGAAAGAAATTAAATTAGAAAAAACTAACGTAGCGCTTTCTACAAAAGATGTAACAGATTTCAAAGTAAAAGCTCCAGTACTAGATCAATATGGTAAAGAGTTCGCAGCTCCTGTAGAAGTGAAAGTACTTGATAAAGATGGTAAAGAATTAAAAGAACAAAAATTAGTAGCTAAATATGAAAATAAAGAATTAGTTCTAAATGCACATGGCCAAGAAGCTGGTAAATATACTGTAGAATTAACAGCTAAATCTGGTAAAAAAGAAGTGAAATCTAAACTAGCTTTAGAATTAAAAGCTCCAGGCGTATTCTCTAAATTCGATGTTCGTGGTTTAGAAAATGAATTAGATAAATACGTTACTGAAGAAAACAAAAAGAACGAAATGGTAGTTTCTGTTCTTCCAGTAGATGCTAATGGTTTAGTTTTAAGAGAGAAAGAAGCAGCAACACTTAAAGTTACTACTACAGATAAAGATGGTAAAGTAGTGGATGCAACTTCAGGTCAAGTAGCTGTAAATGATGCTGCTGGCACAATTACTGTAGGAAATGAAGCAAAAGCTGGTGAAACATATAAAGTAACTGTAGTAGCAGACGGTAAGCTAATCACAACTCATTCATTTAAAGTTGTTGACACAGCACCTGCAGCTAAAAAATTAGCAGTAGATTTCACAAGCACATCTCTTAACGAGGTTGCTCAAGGTAGCGAATTAAAAACTGCACTTCTAAATATCCTATCAGTTGATGGTGTTCCAGCAACAACTGCGGGTGCAACTGTAACTGACGTGAAATTTGTTTCTGCAGATACAAATGTTGTAAGTGAAGAAACTGCTAAGTTTGGTACAAAAGGTTCTACTTCAATCTTTGTAAAAGAACTTACTGTTAAAAAAGGTGAGCAAACACAAAAAGTTGAGCTTGACAAGCCAGTACGAGTAGATGTTTCTATTAAAGAAGTAAAAGAAGTAAAATAA
- the patB1 gene encoding secondary cell wall polysaccharide O-acetyltransferase PatB1 → MKKLGNLILSIGFLTIIFSFGILSLLKTDRDISPVENRPLAQKPALTKEALLTGSFFKDFETYTNDQLIGRDELIKNYTIAQINMGKSLINDIILTDDKWLLKNPAWTKKYNEIDQSMSAINDLSQFSKEQNVEFYFALPPSKTNALSFKLPSHIHTYAEENLNYFLKKLPADVKPIKVMEHLKQNYTNEEIQDMYFKTDHHWNMDGAFLGYQYIMNTIGQQSSIYKGKEIKKEDYTRTCAQNKHLVGSFNNQLYQLIDANGEKLCYYTPKDGFNFTSVTAKDVKGTVHQNLDDIYGVEKQKDTTSYAGYYTDDYPEIVIENNNAPNEVRALVLKDSFANAIVPHLAQSFKHTSILDLRHYHEKDVYQYIKDNNINMVLFVYSDSNLSGDMFKFKK, encoded by the coding sequence ATGAAAAAATTGGGGAACCTCATCCTGTCTATCGGTTTTCTCACCATTATCTTTTCATTTGGCATATTATCGTTACTCAAAACAGACCGAGACATTTCACCAGTTGAAAATCGGCCGCTCGCTCAAAAACCAGCACTTACGAAAGAAGCTCTCCTAACTGGTAGCTTCTTTAAAGATTTTGAAACATACACAAATGATCAACTAATCGGACGAGATGAGCTTATTAAAAACTATACGATTGCTCAAATTAATATGGGCAAATCTCTCATTAACGACATTATTTTAACTGATGATAAATGGCTCCTTAAAAACCCGGCGTGGACAAAAAAATATAATGAAATTGACCAATCCATGTCTGCTATAAACGACTTATCTCAGTTTTCAAAAGAACAAAACGTTGAGTTTTACTTTGCTTTACCACCGTCAAAAACGAATGCATTATCATTTAAATTACCTTCTCATATTCACACATATGCAGAGGAAAATTTAAATTACTTTCTAAAGAAACTTCCAGCTGACGTAAAGCCAATAAAAGTTATGGAACACTTGAAACAGAACTATACAAACGAAGAAATACAGGACATGTATTTCAAAACAGATCATCATTGGAATATGGACGGCGCCTTCTTAGGCTACCAATATATAATGAACACAATCGGGCAACAATCTTCTATATATAAAGGAAAAGAAATAAAAAAAGAAGACTACACTCGTACATGTGCGCAAAATAAACATTTAGTTGGAAGCTTCAACAACCAGCTATACCAACTCATCGATGCCAATGGTGAAAAATTGTGCTACTACACACCGAAAGACGGTTTCAACTTCACAAGCGTAACCGCAAAAGATGTGAAAGGTACTGTTCACCAAAACTTAGATGACATATACGGCGTAGAAAAACAAAAAGATACAACATCATACGCAGGTTATTACACAGACGACTATCCAGAAATCGTCATCGAAAATAACAATGCACCAAATGAAGTACGCGCCTTAGTCCTAAAAGACTCATTCGCAAACGCAATCGTGCCACACTTAGCACAAAGCTTTAAACATACATCTATCCTCGACCTGCGTCACTATCACGAAAAAGATGTATATCAATACATTAAAGACAACAATATTAACATGGTATTGTTCGTGTATAGTGATTCGAATTTGAGTGGGGATATGTTTAAGTTTAAGAAATAG
- the ea1 gene encoding S-layer protein EA1 produces MAKTNSYKKVIAGTMTAAMVAGVVSPVAAAGKSFPDVPAGHWAEGSINYLVDKGAITGKPDGTYGPTESIDRASAAVIFTKILNLPIDENAQPSFKDAKNIWSSKYIAAVEKAGVVKGDGKENFYPNGKIDRASFASMLVSAYNLKDKVSGELVTTFDDLRDTWGEEKANILINLGISVGTGGKWEPTKSVSRAEAAQFIALTDKKYGKKDNAQAYVTDVKVSEPAKLTLTGTGLDKLSADDVTLEGDKAVAIEASADGNSATVTLGGKVAPNKNLTVKVKNQSFVTKFVYEVKKLAVEKLTFDDDRAGQAVAFKLNDEKGNADVEYLNLADHDVKFVANNLDGSSANIFEGGVSTSTTGKLAVGITPADYKVEVQVTKRGGLTVSNTGIITVKNLDTPASAIKNVVFALDADNDGVVNYGSKLSGKDFALNSQNLVVGEKASLNKLVATIAGEDKVVDPGSISIKSSNHGIISVVNNYITAEAAGEATLTIKVGDVTKDVKFKVTTDSRKLASVKANPDKLQVVQNKTLPVTFVTTDQYGDPFGANTAAIKEVLPKTGVVAEGGLDVVTTDSGSIGTKTIGVTGNDVGEGTVHFQNGNGATLGSLYVNVTEGNVAFKNFELVSKVGQYGASPDTKLDLNVSNKVEYQLSKYTSDRVYSDPENLEGYVVESKNPAVAEAKIVGNKVVVTGKTPGKVDIHLTKNGATAGKATIEIVQETIAIESVNFKPVQTENFVEKKINIGTVLELEKSNLDDIVKGINLTKETQHKVRVVKSGDEQGKLYLDRNGDAAFNAGDVELGYVTVSQTSDSALPNFKADLYDTLTTKYTDKGTLVFKVLGEKDVLTSEIGSQAVHVNVLNNPNL; encoded by the coding sequence ATGGCAAAGACTAACTCTTACAAAAAAGTAATCGCAGGTACAATGACAGCAGCAATGGTAGCAGGTGTTGTATCTCCAGTAGCAGCAGCAGGTAAATCGTTCCCAGACGTTCCAGCTGGACATTGGGCAGAAGGCTCTATTAACTACTTAGTAGATAAAGGTGCAATTACAGGTAAACCAGACGGTACATATGGTCCAACCGAGTCAATCGATCGTGCTTCTGCAGCTGTAATCTTCACTAAAATTTTAAATTTACCAATTGATGAAAATGCTCAGCCTTCTTTCAAAGATGCTAAAAATATTTGGTCTTCAAAATATATTGCGGCAGTTGAAAAAGCTGGTGTCGTTAAAGGTGATGGAAAAGAAAACTTCTATCCAAATGGAAAGATTGACCGTGCTTCATTCGCGTCTATGTTAGTAAGTGCTTATAACTTAAAAGATAAAGTTAGCGGAGAGTTAGTTACAACATTTGATGATTTAAGAGATACTTGGGGTGAAGAAAAAGCTAACATCCTAATTAATCTTGGAATTTCTGTAGGTACTGGTGGTAAATGGGAGCCGACTAAATCTGTATCTCGTGCAGAAGCAGCTCAATTTATCGCATTAACAGATAAAAAATATGGCAAAAAAGATAATGCACAAGCATATGTAACTGATGTGAAAGTTTCTGAACCAGCGAAATTAACATTAACAGGTACTGGCTTAGACAAACTTTCTGCTGATGATGTAACTCTTGAAGGAGACAAAGCTGTTGCAATCGAAGCAAGTGCTGATGGTAATTCTGCAACTGTAACACTTGGTGGTAAAGTAGCCCCAAATAAAAATCTTACTGTAAAAGTGAAAAACCAATCATTCGTAACGAAATTCGTATACGAAGTGAAAAAATTAGCAGTAGAAAAACTTACATTTGATGATGATCGTGCTGGTCAAGCAGTTGCTTTCAAATTAAACGATGAAAAAGGTAACGCTGATGTTGAATACTTAAACTTAGCAGACCATGACGTCAAATTTGTAGCAAATAACTTAGATGGTTCATCAGCAAACATCTTTGAAGGTGGAGTATCTACTTCTACTACAGGTAAACTTGCTGTTGGCATTACACCAGCTGACTATAAAGTAGAAGTACAAGTTACAAAACGCGGTGGTTTAACAGTTTCTAACACTGGTATTATTACAGTGAAAAACCTTGATACACCAGCTTCTGCAATTAAAAATGTTGTATTTGCATTAGATGCTGATAATGATGGTGTTGTAAACTATGGTAGCAAGCTTTCTGGTAAAGACTTTGCTTTAAATAGCCAAAACTTAGTTGTTGGTGAAAAAGCATCTCTTAATAAATTAGTTGCTACAATTGCTGGAGAAGATAAAGTAGTTGATCCAGGATCAATTAGCATTAAATCTTCAAACCACGGTATTATTTCTGTAGTAAATAACTACATTACTGCTGAGGCTGCTGGTGAAGCTACACTTACTATTAAAGTAGGCGACGTTACAAAAGATGTTAAATTTAAAGTAACGACTGATTCTCGTAAATTAGCATCAGTAAAAGCTAACCCAGATAAATTACAAGTTGTTCAAAACAAAACATTACCTGTTACATTCGTAACAACTGACCAATATGGCGATCCATTTGGTGCTAACACAGCTGCAATTAAAGAAGTTCTTCCGAAAACAGGTGTAGTTGCAGAAGGTGGATTAGATGTAGTAACGACTGACTCTGGTTCAATCGGTACAAAAACAATTGGTGTTACAGGTAATGACGTAGGCGAAGGTACAGTTCACTTCCAAAACGGTAACGGTGCTACTTTAGGCTCATTATATGTGAACGTAACAGAAGGTAACGTTGCATTCAAAAACTTCGAACTTGTATCTAAAGTAGGTCAATACGGTGCATCACCTGATACAAAACTTGACTTAAATGTTTCTAACAAAGTTGAGTATCAATTATCTAAGTACACTTCAGATCGCGTATATTCTGATCCTGAAAACTTAGAAGGTTATGTAGTTGAATCTAAAAATCCAGCTGTAGCTGAAGCTAAGATTGTTGGAAATAAAGTTGTTGTTACAGGTAAAACTCCAGGTAAAGTTGATATCCACTTAACGAAAAATGGTGCAACTGCTGGTAAAGCGACAATCGAAATCGTTCAAGAGACAATCGCTATTGAATCTGTAAACTTCAAACCAGTTCAAACAGAAAACTTCGTTGAGAAGAAAATTAACATCGGTACTGTATTAGAACTTGAGAAGAGTAACCTTGATGATATCGTAAAAGGTATTAACTTAACGAAAGAAACACAACATAAAGTACGTGTTGTAAAATCTGGTGACGAGCAAGGTAAACTTTACTTAGATAGAAACGGTGACGCTGCATTTAACGCTGGCGATGTAGAGCTTGGCTATGTAACAGTATCTCAAACAAGTGATTCTGCACTTCCAAACTTCAAGGCAGACCTTTACGATACTTTAACTACTAAGTACACTGACAAAGGTACGTTAGTATTCAAAGTATTAGGTGAGAAAGATGTTCTAACAAGCGAAATCGGTTCACAAGCTGTACACGTGAACGTTCTTAACAACCCAAATCTATAA
- a CDS encoding MBOAT family O-acyltransferase, producing the protein MVFSSSIFLFIFLPLVLFLYFIVRAELRNFVLLAFSLIFYAWGEPRFVLLMLFSIVLNYCFGLLVHHYDKRKNMKVTFLIMAVVGNILLLSYFKYISFFTDILNNALHLSIHVEPIPLPIGISFYTFQAMSYVIDIYRKDGDVQKNPLNLALYISIFPQLIAGPIVRYNIVAEQIKTRIHSFERFTEGIQIFVLGLAKKILIANQVGFVADKIFALPPSEISVGTAWIGIIAYTLQIYFDFSGYSDMAIGLGKMFGFDFPKNFNYPYISKSISEFWRRWHITLGSWFRDYIYIPLGGNRVSKLANYRNLFIVWGLTGLWHGASWTFIAWGLYYGFIISIEKAGFEKILNKLWKPLQHAYVLVIVMIGWVFFRADNFAYSFQYLKAMFGIGGQSFIDDNTMLYVHEYIIVFIIAFIAATPILKRIKNILELAPKTYMFTMQFVRPILLLTLFMISVMYLINSTYNPFIYFRF; encoded by the coding sequence TTGGTATTTAGTAGTTCGATTTTCTTATTTATCTTTTTACCTCTCGTATTATTTCTCTATTTTATAGTGCGTGCCGAGCTACGTAATTTCGTATTACTTGCATTTAGTTTAATTTTCTATGCATGGGGCGAACCACGTTTCGTTCTTTTAATGCTCTTTTCCATCGTATTAAACTACTGCTTTGGCCTACTCGTGCATCATTATGATAAACGAAAAAATATGAAAGTCACATTTTTAATTATGGCTGTGGTCGGAAATATTTTATTACTTTCTTATTTTAAGTATATTTCATTTTTCACAGACATCTTAAACAATGCATTGCACTTATCTATTCATGTGGAACCTATTCCACTACCAATTGGAATTTCATTTTATACATTCCAAGCGATGTCCTATGTCATCGATATATACCGTAAAGATGGGGATGTTCAAAAAAATCCACTTAACTTAGCGCTATATATCTCTATTTTCCCTCAGCTTATTGCCGGACCAATTGTTCGTTACAATATTGTCGCTGAGCAAATTAAAACGCGCATCCATTCTTTTGAACGATTCACAGAAGGTATTCAAATTTTCGTTCTTGGACTAGCGAAAAAGATATTAATCGCCAACCAAGTTGGATTTGTCGCTGATAAAATCTTCGCCTTACCACCATCTGAAATAAGTGTTGGAACGGCATGGATCGGTATTATCGCCTATACCCTACAAATTTATTTCGATTTCTCAGGGTACTCTGATATGGCAATCGGACTTGGAAAAATGTTCGGATTTGATTTCCCGAAAAACTTCAACTATCCGTACATCTCTAAATCTATTTCAGAGTTTTGGAGAAGATGGCATATTACACTCGGCTCTTGGTTCCGCGATTACATATATATCCCGCTCGGCGGAAACCGCGTTTCAAAACTAGCGAATTATCGTAACCTCTTCATCGTATGGGGGTTAACTGGTTTATGGCACGGGGCGAGCTGGACATTTATCGCCTGGGGCTTATATTACGGCTTTATTATTTCAATTGAAAAAGCTGGATTCGAAAAAATATTAAACAAACTATGGAAGCCGCTGCAACATGCATACGTATTAGTAATCGTTATGATCGGTTGGGTCTTCTTCCGAGCTGACAACTTCGCTTACTCGTTCCAATATTTAAAAGCAATGTTCGGCATAGGTGGGCAATCATTCATCGATGACAATACAATGTTATACGTACATGAATACATCATCGTATTTATCATCGCCTTTATCGCAGCGACACCAATTTTAAAACGAATTAAAAACATACTAGAACTTGCACCAAAAACGTATATGTTCACAATGCAATTTGTACGTCCTATATTATTACTAACATTATTTATGATTTCGGTTATGTACTTGATTAACTCAACATATAATCCATTTATTTATTTCAGGTTTTAA